One genomic window of Conger conger chromosome 9, fConCon1.1, whole genome shotgun sequence includes the following:
- the snrnp40 gene encoding U5 small nuclear ribonucleoprotein 40 kDa protein produces the protein MIEPKKRGATEMAVVPAGIKRPRTELVAAAQSQQLVSMGPPRSSSLQAPIMLLSGHEGEVYCCKFHPNGSTLASAGYDRLILMWSVYGDCDNYATLKGHSGAVMELHYNTDGSLLFSASTDKTVAVWDSETGERIKRLKGHTSFVNSCYPARRGPQVVCTGSDDGTVKLWDIRKKASVHTFQNTYQVLAVTFNDTSDQIISGGIDNDIKVWDLRQNKLIYTMHGHGDSLTGLSLSSEGSYLLSNSMDNTVRIWDVRPFAPKERCVKIFQGNIHNFEKNLLRCSWSTDGSKIAAGSADRYVYVWDTTSRRILYKLPGHAGSVNEVAFHPDEPIVLSGSSDKRLYMGEIQ, from the exons ATGATTGAGCCAAAAAAGAGGGGGGCGACCGAAATGGCAGTGGTACCCGCTGGGATCAAGAGGCCGAGGACGGAACTTGTGGCTGCGGCGCAGTCGCAGCAGCTTGTGTCGATG GGACCTCCCCGGAGCTCCAGCCTCCAGGCTCCCATAATGCTTCTCTCAGGTCACGAGGGAGAGGTGTACTGCTGCAAATTCCATCCCAATGGCTCAACGCTTGCCTCAGCTGGCTACGACAGACTCATCT TAATGTGGAGCGTGTACGGTGACTGTGACAACTACGCCACCCTCAAGGGACACAGTGGAGCCGTGATGGAGCTTCACTACAACACGGACGGGAG CCTCCTGTTCTCCGCCTCCACGGATAAGACGGTGGCGGTATGGGACAGCGAGACGGGCGAGCGAATCAAACGGCTGAAAGGCCACACCTCCTTCGTTAACTCCTGCTACCCCGCGCGGAGGGGCCCTCAGGTGGTCTGCACGGGCAGCGACGATGGCACCGTTAAG CTGTGGGACATCAGGAAGAAGGCGTCTGTCCACACCTTTCAGAACACTTACCAGGTACTGGCCGTCACCTTCAACGACACCAGTGACCAGATCATCTCCGGGGGCATCGACAACGACATCAAG gtgtGGGACCTGAGGCAGAATAAGCTGATCTACACCATGCACGGTCACGGAGACTCTCTGACAGGGCTCAGTCTCAGCTCAGAGGGCTCCTACCTGCTGTCCAACTCCATGGACAACACAG TGCGCATCTGGGATGTCCGCCCCTTCGCTCCCAAGGAGAGGTGCGTCAAGATCTTCCAGGGGAACATCCACAATTTCGAAAAG AACCTCCTGAGGTGCTCCTGGTCAACAGATGGAAGCAAAATAGCAGCAGGCTCTGCTGACAG gtatgtgtacgtgtgggaCACCACCTCCCGGAGGATCCTGTATAAACTACCCGGACATGCTGGCTCTGTGAACGAAGTGGCATTCCACCCTGACGAGCCCATCg ttCTGTCTGGCTCCAGTGATAAGCGCCTCTACATGGGCGAGATCCAGTAA
- the zcchc17 gene encoding nucleolar protein of 40 kDa — MMDGYRGRETVNLEELPQLYTIIRGEVATVTAYGAFVKIPGCRKQGLVHKSEMSSCRVENPSEIVDVGEKVWIKVIGREIQDEKVKLSFSMKSVNQGTGKDLDPNNVNLEQDERRRRQFRDHTGQRITLEAVLNTTCKKCGCKGHFAKDCFSQPGLQYSLVPDEEEEVKEEVPNLTIQQTHKRKKEKKSKKKRKKKEKKQSSSDSDSDSSDSDDEGPAKRGRSSSGAGSREDKKKKKKKKQKHKSHKKRE; from the exons atGATGGATGGATACAGGGGCAGGGAGACGGTAAATCTGGAGGAACTACCGCAGCTTTACACCATCATCCGGGGAGAG GTGGCGACTGTCACAGCATATGGAGCctttgtgaaaatccctggtTGCAGAAAGCAag GTCTTGTCCACAAGAGTGAGATGTCGTCCTGTCGTGTGGAGAATCCCTCTGAAATCGTGGATGTGGGTGAGAAAGTGTGGATAAAGGTCATTGGGAGAGAG ATACAGGACGAAAAGGTTAAGCTTTCATTTTCAATGAAATCTGTCAATCAAGGGACGGGGAAAGACCTGGATCCAAATAACGTCAATCTAGA GCAGGATGAAAGAAGGCGGCGACAGTTCAGAGACCACACCGGTCAGAGAATAACACTAGAGGCTGTTCTTAACACCACCTGCAAGAAGTGTGGGTGcaaag GTCACTTTGCCAAAGACTGCTTCTCTCAGCCTGGTCTGCAGTACAGCCTGGTCccagatgaggaagaggaggtaaAGGAAGAGGTTCCCAACCTGACCATCCAACAGACACACAAGAGGAAGAAG GAGAAGAAGtcaaagaagaagaggaagaagaaagagaagaagcagagcTCGTCAGACTCTGACTCGGACAGCAGCGACAGCGATGACGAGGGACCGGCCAAGAGAGGGCGCTCTTCCAGTGGGGCAGGGAGCAGAGaggacaagaagaagaagaagaagaagaaacagaaacacaagagTCACAAGAAACGGGAGTGA
- the fabp3 gene encoding fatty acid-binding protein, heart, with translation MDAFVGKWKLMTSENFDEYMKAIDVPLITRKAAVALKPKLIIKVEGDTIELTLESTFKTTVIKFKLGEEFDETTGDGRDVKSIMTLEETEGKPPKLVHVQKWEGKETSLVREVTGDKLKLTLTFGKVESIRHYEKC, from the exons ATGGATGCTTTTGTTGGAAAATGGAAGCTGATGACCAGTGAGAATTTTGATGAGTACATGAAGGCCATTG ATGTGCCACTTATAACCCGAAAGGCGGCGGTCGCGTTAAAGCCTAAACTGATCATCAAGGTGGAAGGTGATACCATCGAACTCACACTTGAGAGCACCTTTAAGACCACCGTGATCAAATTCAAACTCGGTGAGGAGTTCGATGAGACCACCGGCGATGGGCGCGATGTCAAG TCTATCATGACGCTTGAGGAGACTGAAGGAAAACCGCCCAAACTGGTGCACGTGCAGAAGTGGGAAGGCAAGGAGACGTCCCTAGTGAGGGAAGTCACCGGAGACAAACTCAAACTG ACTCTGACGTTTGGTAAGGTTGAGAGCATACGCCACTATGAGAAGTGTTAA